The following coding sequences lie in one Arachis hypogaea cultivar Tifrunner chromosome 4, arahy.Tifrunner.gnm2.J5K5, whole genome shotgun sequence genomic window:
- the LOC112796652 gene encoding uncharacterized protein has protein sequence MYIRNRRRGHTSIGRRVNTLPLRRDALDNIIGEGGDRNCIWELRMSLNAFATLCELLQVQGGLDEDGHVGIGEQVATFLIILAHHTKNRSVQVRFYRSGETISRYFHKVLCSVLRVQSILFAKADPVPEDCVDPRWKWFKGCLGALDGTYIDVTVPKSDKSRYRTRKSRISTNVLRVCNRNMNFVYVLSGWEGSASDSRVLRDAITRRNGLKIPIGCYYLVDAGYTNGRGFLSPYRNVRYHVNEWVQGHRAPQNRLELFNKKHSSARNVIERCFGLLKKRWAILRSPSFYPIRVQSHIIIACCLLQNFIRMNMDVDPEEDATLLPEHIPVGDDTIVDEADTIDVVESSHEWTQWREDLATEMWEIWRGERGA, from the exons atgtatattaggaatAGAAGGCGGGGTCATACTTCGATTGGTCGAAGAGTGAACACATTGCCATTAAGGCGAGATGCATTAGATAATATCATTGGGGAGGGTGGAGATAGAAATTGCATATGGGAGTTAAGAATGAGTTTAAATGCATTTGCAACTTTATGTGAATTGCTACAAGTTCAAGGTGGATTAGACGAAGACGGTCATGTTGGCATAGGCGAGCAAGTAGCTACTTTCTTAATCATATTAGCTCACCATACCAAAAATCGGAGCGTACAAGTTAGGTTCTATAGGTCTGGTGAAACTATTAGTAGGTATTTTCACAAGGTATTGTGTTCGGTTTTGCGTGTCCAAAGTATCTTATTTGCAAAGGCAGACCCTGTACCGGAAGATTGTGTAGATCCCAGATGGAAATGGTTCAAG GGTTGTCTAGGAGCATTAGATGGAACTTACATAGATGTCACAGTCCCGAAGAGTGATAAATCCAGATATCGGACGAGGAAATCTAGAATATCCACCAATGTCTTAAGAGTCTGCAATCGGAACATGAATTTTGTCTATGTCCTTAGCGGTTGGGAAGGATCGGCATCTGATTCAAGGGTACTTAGGGATGCTATTACTCGACGTAATGGCTTGAAAATACCTATTG GGTGTTATTACTTAGTGGATGCTGGCTAtaccaatgggagaggatttttATCTCCTTATAGAAATGTTCGCTATCATGTGAATGAGTGGGTTCAAGGTCATCGGGCACCACAAAATCGTCTAGAGTTATTTAATAAGAAGCATTCTTCGGCTAGAAATGTGATTGAGCGGTGCTTTGGGTTGCTTAAGAAAAGATGGGCAATTCTACGAAGTCCCTCGTTCTATCCTATTAGGGTTCAAAGCCACATTATTATTGCTTGttgtttgttacaaaattttattcGTATGAACATGGATGTTGATCCCGAAGAAGATGCAACTCTTTTGCCAGAACACATACCGGTAGGAGATGATACTATTGTTGATGAAGCTGACACTATTGATGTTGTGGAAAGTAGCCATGAGTGGACTCAATGGCGTGAGGACCTAGCAACCGAGATGTGGGAAATATGGAGAGGAGAACGTGGCGCGTAA
- the LOC112796653 gene encoding uncharacterized protein gives MLTGTLSPDICQLTGLWYFDVRGNNLTGTIPDSIGNCTSFEILDISYNQISGEIPYNIGFLQVATLSLQGNRLFECIRSIQRKKISRNKATRGEDKALVSYDGCWDINRL, from the exons ATGTTGACTGGAACTTTGTCCCCTGATATCTGTCAATTAACTGGTCTGTGGTATTT TGATGTAAGAGGCAATAACTTGACTGGAACTATACCTGACAGCATTGGGAACTGTACAAGTTTTGAAATACT GGACATCTCATATAATCAGATTTCTGGAGAGATTCCCTATAATATTGGATTTCTTCAAGTGGCTACATT GTCACTTCAAGGAAATAGACTTTTTGAATGCATAAGGAGCatacaaagaaagaaaatctcAAGGAATAAAGCTACAAGAGGAGAAGACAAAGCGCTAGTATCTTATGATGGCTGTTGGGATATTAATAGACTTTGA